The following are encoded together in the Marinifilum sp. JC120 genome:
- a CDS encoding PAS domain S-box protein, producing the protein MICSGVQDCWRIESGRVTLIAGKGVGLRFFFLLLLCMAVSLVSGLAAHAESVLVEGDNNYPPYEYLDDGVPKGFNVDVIRAVAEASGLDIGINLLPWSEVVENLEKGVSDVVLGMYFTPARTELFDFSIPHNIISHTIFVRSGSEIKRLEDLHDKEILVQRSDIMHEYALEHYPNATIIPVSDQAVALKVLSSGKHDAALLGKMQNLFRAAEEDFENLDTTGADFAFSKYCFAVRKGNAELLGRLNEGLNLIKKSGKYDQIYEKWFGIYERKSFADQVIHYAIFVLGPLLCFLLLFALWVVLLRHKVRQKTELLRAELRERHRIEHNLQEVQLYLSSIINSMPSAIIGVDKDCRINQWNIEAENVYDLSRGAVLGKELADVVPGLAGETERVREALRTGVKVVDPHVRRYVGKRVRYENVTIYPLDQPGVEGAVIRIDDITDRMNFEQMVMQNEKMLSVGGLAAGMAHEINNPLAIILGNVQNITRQTSCGLEKNDIVAQECGTTMEVIQNYMEKRGISHKVESIFEAGIRSAKIVSNMLSFSRKSDKVKGCHNLPELLDITVDLVSSSYSLKEKYDFRQIEIIREFEPGVPAVWCESNEIQQVFLNLIRNGAEALQGKDYKSDGPRMILRVKRAGDLVRVEIEDNGPGMNESVSKRVFEPFYTTKEVGKGTGLGLSVSYFIVAEHHRGTMKVESMPGEWTCFIIQLPIEEIKC; encoded by the coding sequence ATGATATGTAGTGGTGTGCAGGATTGCTGGCGCATTGAGTCTGGGAGAGTTACCTTGATTGCAGGAAAGGGCGTAGGGTTGAGATTTTTTTTCTTGTTGCTGTTGTGCATGGCTGTGTCTCTTGTCTCAGGGCTGGCTGCGCATGCTGAAAGTGTTCTTGTGGAGGGGGATAACAATTATCCTCCGTATGAATATTTGGATGACGGTGTGCCCAAGGGATTTAATGTAGATGTTATCCGGGCGGTAGCGGAAGCCTCCGGGCTGGATATTGGTATAAACCTTCTTCCTTGGAGTGAGGTTGTTGAGAATCTTGAAAAAGGGGTCAGTGATGTGGTCCTTGGAATGTATTTTACTCCTGCCAGAACTGAATTATTCGATTTTTCAATTCCCCATAATATAATTTCCCATACCATTTTTGTGCGTTCCGGCTCTGAGATCAAAAGACTTGAAGATCTGCATGATAAGGAAATTCTGGTTCAGCGCAGCGATATTATGCATGAGTACGCTTTGGAACATTATCCGAACGCGACCATCATTCCTGTGTCTGATCAGGCGGTCGCCCTGAAGGTATTATCTTCAGGCAAGCACGATGCTGCATTGCTAGGGAAGATGCAGAATCTTTTTCGTGCTGCTGAGGAAGATTTTGAGAATCTAGATACAACTGGGGCCGACTTTGCTTTCAGTAAATATTGTTTTGCTGTCCGTAAGGGCAATGCTGAGTTGTTGGGACGCCTGAATGAAGGGTTGAATCTGATTAAAAAATCCGGGAAATATGACCAAATTTATGAAAAGTGGTTCGGTATTTACGAGCGTAAGAGTTTCGCTGATCAAGTAATTCATTATGCCATTTTTGTTTTGGGGCCACTTTTGTGTTTTCTTTTGTTGTTCGCGCTCTGGGTCGTCTTGTTGCGCCATAAGGTCCGGCAGAAAACGGAGTTGTTGCGTGCAGAGCTTCGGGAGAGGCATCGCATTGAGCATAATTTGCAGGAGGTGCAGCTTTATCTTTCCAGCATAATTAATTCAATGCCTTCTGCGATTATCGGGGTAGACAAGGACTGCCGGATCAATCAGTGGAATATTGAGGCGGAAAATGTCTACGACTTAAGCCGAGGGGCTGTTCTGGGAAAAGAACTAGCGGATGTTGTTCCCGGTCTGGCCGGAGAGACTGAGCGGGTACGTGAAGCTCTGAGAACAGGAGTGAAGGTGGTTGATCCGCATGTTCGCAGGTATGTGGGCAAACGTGTACGCTATGAGAATGTGACAATTTATCCTTTGGATCAGCCTGGTGTGGAAGGTGCGGTCATCAGGATTGACGACATTACTGATCGCATGAATTTTGAGCAGATGGTGATGCAGAATGAGAAAATGCTCTCCGTAGGCGGACTCGCAGCCGGAATGGCCCATGAAATCAATAATCCGCTGGCCATCATTCTAGGGAATGTCCAAAATATCACCCGGCAGACTTCCTGTGGGCTGGAGAAGAATGATATTGTTGCGCAGGAATGCGGGACAACCATGGAAGTGATCCAAAATTATATGGAAAAACGGGGGATTTCGCATAAAGTTGAAAGCATATTTGAAGCCGGAATTCGCTCTGCTAAAATTGTATCAAACATGCTGAGCTTTAGCCGCAAGAGCGATAAGGTCAAGGGGTGCCATAACTTGCCGGAGCTTTTGGATATAACGGTTGATCTTGTTTCAAGTAGTTACAGCCTGAAAGAGAAATATGATTTTAGACAGATTGAGATTATTCGTGAATTTGAGCCCGGTGTCCCTGCTGTCTGGTGTGAGAGCAATGAAATCCAGCAGGTCTTTTTGAATCTGATCAGGAACGGAGCTGAAGCCCTACAGGGAAAGGATTATAAAAGTGACGGTCCGCGTATGATTTTGCGGGTAAAGCGTGCCGGGGATTTGGTCAGGGTGGAAATTGAGGACAACGGTCCCGGTATGAACGAAAGCGTGAGTAAGAGAGTTTTCGAACCTTTTTACACTACAAAGGAAGTGGGCAAGGGAACTGGGCTTGGACTTTCAGTCTCATATTTTATTGTTGCTGAACATCATCGCGGAACTATGAAGGTTGAGTCCATGCCCGGTGAATGGACCTGTTTCATCATACAGCTACCCATAGAAGAAATAAAATGTTGA
- the rsgA gene encoding ribosome small subunit-dependent GTPase A, with product MTQKHYSLDELGWKDCFKDQLDMDNDEMVPARVTMTHKGHLVVSTGQSELLLKIAGKGIGSLNEQPTVGDWLLMDRKTMVPVQVLERTSLLQRMAPGQEVKLQPIAANIDTLFIVSSCNSEFNLNRIERYICLALEAGVNFVLVLTKEDLTEEAQEYRKQAKHLFEGMPIATINGKDPQSVESLQKWFKPGETVALLGSSGVGKTTLLNTINGTEKEKTGAIRSADEKGRHTTTTRSLHVMPSGALLIDVPGIRELQLHDCHAGINRAFNEIVEAEEMCRFSDCSHEREPGCGVREALESKTITRRRLENYLKLKEEAEKNTEEIAERAKRLAGKKKKNYSRKWRK from the coding sequence TTGACCCAAAAACATTATTCACTGGATGAACTTGGCTGGAAGGACTGCTTCAAAGACCAACTCGACATGGACAACGACGAAATGGTTCCCGCAAGGGTTACCATGACCCACAAGGGGCATTTGGTTGTTTCCACCGGGCAGTCCGAGCTGCTGCTGAAAATTGCCGGAAAAGGTATAGGCAGCTTAAACGAACAACCCACTGTAGGTGACTGGCTACTCATGGATCGCAAAACCATGGTGCCTGTACAAGTTCTTGAGCGAACCAGCCTGCTCCAACGTATGGCCCCCGGGCAGGAAGTAAAACTACAGCCCATTGCCGCCAACATCGATACACTTTTCATTGTTTCTTCCTGCAACAGCGAATTCAACTTGAACCGCATAGAGCGTTACATCTGCCTTGCCCTTGAGGCCGGAGTAAATTTTGTGCTGGTGCTGACCAAGGAAGATCTGACAGAAGAAGCGCAGGAATACCGCAAACAGGCTAAGCACCTTTTTGAAGGCATGCCCATCGCGACCATCAACGGTAAGGATCCGCAAAGCGTGGAATCCCTGCAAAAATGGTTCAAGCCCGGAGAAACCGTGGCTCTGCTCGGTTCATCCGGGGTTGGTAAGACGACCCTGCTCAACACCATCAACGGCACTGAGAAAGAAAAGACCGGAGCTATTCGCTCAGCTGACGAAAAAGGTCGCCACACCACGACCACCCGCTCCCTACATGTAATGCCATCAGGGGCACTGCTTATCGACGTTCCGGGTATCCGTGAATTGCAGCTTCATGATTGCCATGCCGGCATTAACCGGGCTTTCAACGAAATAGTGGAAGCAGAAGAAATGTGCCGCTTTTCAGATTGCAGCCACGAACGAGAACCGGGCTGCGGGGTTCGTGAAGCCCTCGAAAGTAAGACCATCACCCGCCGTAGGCTTGAAAACTACTTGAAACTGAAAGAAGAAGCCGAAAAGAACACTGAGGAAATAGCTGAACGAGCGAAACGACTGGCCGGAAAAAAGAAAAAAAACTATTCGCGCAAGTGGCGCAAATAA
- a CDS encoding TIGR01777 family protein yields MRVVITGGTGFIGKSLSRELVSKGYQVICLTRSSRPSEISGVRNVVWDGKSSSGWLEYADGADAIVNLAGENIASGRWSVAKKKSILASRLDAGRAVTEAVARAENKPKVVIQGSAIGYYGSCGPEPVNEISPKGGLFLSDVVEKWEASTVSVEEHGVRRAIIRTAMVLGNGGALARMTGPFKSGLGSYLGHGHQGVSWVHIEDEVRAIIFLIENEKCNGVYNLSSIHPLTFNQFADSLGRVLGKNIRLRAPAFVLKLVMGQMAEEVLLSGQFVLPERLISSGFSFRFTEAEEALRDIL; encoded by the coding sequence ATGCGAGTCGTGATTACCGGCGGAACCGGATTTATCGGAAAGAGCTTGAGTCGTGAACTGGTTTCAAAAGGATATCAGGTCATATGTCTGACCCGGTCCAGTCGTCCGTCCGAAATTTCCGGGGTGCGTAACGTCGTTTGGGACGGCAAGTCTTCTTCCGGCTGGTTGGAGTATGCAGACGGTGCAGATGCCATAGTCAATCTTGCCGGAGAGAATATTGCGTCCGGGCGTTGGTCTGTAGCAAAGAAGAAATCTATTCTTGCCAGCCGGCTCGATGCGGGCAGGGCGGTTACTGAGGCTGTTGCCAGAGCTGAGAATAAACCGAAGGTGGTTATTCAGGGCTCGGCCATCGGCTATTACGGTTCCTGCGGTCCTGAACCTGTAAATGAAATTTCTCCCAAGGGCGGTCTGTTTCTTTCTGATGTTGTTGAAAAATGGGAAGCCAGCACTGTATCGGTAGAAGAGCATGGTGTGCGCCGGGCCATAATCCGTACCGCAATGGTTCTGGGTAATGGCGGTGCGCTGGCAAGAATGACCGGTCCTTTCAAATCCGGGCTGGGCAGTTATCTTGGGCACGGTCATCAGGGCGTTTCATGGGTCCATATTGAGGATGAGGTCCGGGCCATAATTTTTCTGATTGAGAACGAGAAGTGCAACGGGGTTTATAATTTAAGCTCCATTCATCCGCTGACGTTTAATCAATTTGCGGATTCTCTCGGAAGGGTGCTTGGCAAGAACATCCGCTTACGTGCCCCTGCTTTTGTTCTTAAGCTGGTTATGGGTCAGATGGCTGAGGAGGTTTTGCTCAGCGGGCAGTTTGTGTTGCCGGAAAGACTTATTTCATCCGGATTCAGTTTCAGATTTACTGAAGCAGAAGAAGCATTGCGAGATATTCTGTAG
- a CDS encoding arsenate reductase ArsC, whose amino-acid sequence MTNKINLLFLCTGNSCRSQMAEGWTRHLKSDIVNAYSAGIETHGLNPSAVKVMAEAGVDISGQKSTHIDEFRDIPIDIVVTVCNHAHETCPFFPGGSKVVHVGFDDPPKMAKEIAERGGSNEEQLDCFRKVRDEIREFVENLPEGLVD is encoded by the coding sequence ATGACAAACAAGATAAATCTTTTGTTTTTGTGTACAGGAAATTCCTGCCGCAGCCAGATGGCTGAGGGGTGGACCAGACATCTTAAGAGTGACATTGTTAATGCTTATTCCGCAGGCATTGAAACCCACGGGCTTAATCCTTCCGCAGTAAAAGTTATGGCTGAAGCCGGGGTTGATATTTCAGGACAGAAATCTACCCATATCGATGAATTCAGGGATATTCCCATCGATATAGTGGTTACAGTATGTAACCACGCCCATGAAACATGCCCGTTTTTTCCGGGGGGCAGCAAAGTTGTCCATGTCGGTTTTGATGACCCGCCGAAAATGGCTAAGGAAATTGCGGAGCGGGGCGGTTCTAATGAAGAGCAGCTGGACTGTTTTCGTAAGGTCCGGGATGAGATCAGGGAATTTGTAGAGAACCTGCCTGAAGGTTTGGTAGATTAA
- a CDS encoding TetR/AcrR family transcriptional regulator: protein MTKKDTVLKAAKELFGELGYSGTTFKKIADRAGVAVGLLSHHYGNKEKLFRAAGFDVAERLTLALQDEVVQAENGYDAVCRFARRYLEFSVDPEEDFLVLIRCSPYSDLKTGEDRDAMVHKFVQIPVLLENCVARGVRDGSIPSLPVSETASVVLCNLVGAVRTNLLTPYSPPSLYKEILNFISRALKPA from the coding sequence ATGACCAAAAAGGATACTGTATTAAAAGCGGCCAAAGAGCTTTTCGGTGAGTTGGGGTACAGTGGTACTACATTCAAAAAAATAGCCGACCGCGCCGGTGTTGCGGTGGGGCTGCTTTCTCATCACTATGGAAATAAGGAAAAGCTTTTTCGTGCGGCCGGTTTTGATGTTGCTGAACGTCTGACTCTGGCTTTGCAGGATGAGGTCGTTCAGGCCGAGAATGGTTATGATGCTGTATGCAGGTTTGCCCGTCGGTATCTTGAATTTTCCGTAGATCCTGAAGAAGACTTTTTGGTGCTGATTAGATGTTCTCCTTACAGTGATCTTAAGACCGGGGAAGACAGAGACGCAATGGTTCATAAATTTGTTCAGATCCCTGTGTTGCTTGAAAACTGTGTGGCCCGCGGTGTCCGTGATGGGTCCATTCCAAGTCTTCCTGTTTCAGAAACAGCATCCGTTGTTCTTTGTAACCTTGTTGGTGCAGTCAGAACCAATCTGCTCACCCCTTATAGTCCTCCCAGTCTTTACAAGGAAATTTTGAATTTTATCAGCAGGGCTCTTAAGCCTGCATAG
- a CDS encoding universal stress protein, giving the protein MKSMKMLVAFDGSDNSFKAVEYVGNVARNCSGGEIVLLYVERLPDKDVFPDDEAWEKQCGENEHTMMAKLAEAEKSLISMGVNPEEVRAEYFASCKSPFHETDICSTGRSIGMDILRIREEGGYGTIVIGRRGVSKAEEFLFGSVSTKIVQSAVGCTVWVVN; this is encoded by the coding sequence ATGAAATCCATGAAGATGCTGGTTGCTTTTGACGGTTCTGACAATTCATTCAAGGCGGTGGAATATGTGGGTAATGTTGCCCGAAATTGTTCCGGTGGAGAGATTGTCCTTCTTTATGTGGAGAGGTTACCGGATAAGGATGTTTTCCCGGATGATGAAGCCTGGGAAAAGCAGTGCGGTGAAAATGAGCATACCATGATGGCAAAGCTGGCTGAAGCTGAGAAAAGTCTAATTTCCATGGGAGTTAACCCGGAAGAGGTGAGAGCTGAGTATTTTGCAAGCTGTAAGTCTCCGTTTCATGAAACAGACATTTGCTCTACCGGACGCAGTATCGGTATGGATATTTTGCGTATTCGTGAAGAGGGTGGCTACGGTACTATTGTCATAGGTCGGCGCGGGGTCAGCAAGGCTGAAGAGTTCCTGTTTGGTTCAGTTTCTACCAAGATTGTCCAGTCTGCTGTAGGTTGTACTGTCTGGGTGGTTAATTGA
- a CDS encoding serine/threonine protein kinase → MSKEVRDLIKTHLPDYSSSRFGNLYIDTTEFMNIDFSDVIKLGDEHFLVSKNEMERRFGLDDPKYWVKRCKRLENKQPQILKLVFYEKFPMNIGPFKIECFRSPRKEARILDLVRGDMRFMQGYSANDSVGNNVRVLDIIRGKRLDVWVHNIPVDHRTYFHEHFPDILEKYIGACEAIKFLHDNDEKHGDIRRDHLWVEYETGDYRWIDFDYAFELYENPFGLDVFGLGSILIYLVGKANFTPQTMKDYNVDPSMLSGISPGDYSVVIGNRIVNLRKIYDYIPPSLNNILMHFSSSSSVFYESVDELMLDMNNSLKEIRGL, encoded by the coding sequence ATGAGCAAGGAAGTCCGGGACCTGATAAAGACGCATCTGCCTGATTACAGCAGTTCCCGTTTCGGGAATTTGTATATTGATACCACCGAATTCATGAATATTGATTTCAGTGATGTTATTAAGCTTGGGGATGAGCATTTCCTTGTTTCCAAGAATGAAATGGAGCGCAGGTTTGGCCTAGATGATCCGAAGTACTGGGTTAAAAGGTGCAAGCGGCTTGAAAACAAGCAGCCTCAGATCCTGAAGCTTGTATTTTACGAAAAATTTCCTATGAATATCGGCCCGTTCAAGATCGAGTGTTTCAGGAGTCCGCGCAAGGAGGCCCGAATACTTGATCTGGTCCGGGGCGACATGCGATTTATGCAGGGCTATTCGGCGAATGATTCTGTCGGGAACAATGTGCGGGTGCTGGATATTATCCGTGGCAAGCGTCTCGATGTATGGGTTCATAATATTCCTGTGGATCATCGCACTTACTTCCATGAACATTTTCCTGATATTTTAGAGAAATACATCGGTGCTTGTGAGGCTATTAAGTTCCTGCACGATAATGATGAAAAGCATGGCGATATCCGTAGAGATCATCTTTGGGTTGAGTACGAAACCGGAGATTACAGGTGGATTGATTTTGATTATGCTTTTGAACTCTATGAAAACCCTTTCGGTCTTGATGTGTTCGGATTGGGGAGCATTTTGATTTATCTTGTGGGGAAAGCAAATTTCACTCCTCAGACCATGAAAGATTATAACGTTGATCCATCCATGCTTTCGGGAATAAGCCCGGGTGATTATTCGGTGGTAATAGGGAACCGGATTGTTAATCTGCGCAAGATTTATGATTACATTCCGCCATCATTGAATAATATACTTATGCATTTTTCATCTTCCAGTTCTGTTTTTTATGAGAGCGTGGATGAATTGATGTTGGATATGAATAATAGTTTAAAGGAAATACGTGGCTTATAA
- a CDS encoding L-serine ammonia-lyase: MESLRELYRIGVGPSSSHTMGPRMAAERFLEKHSDAPRFRVTLFESLAATGKGHLTDWAILSVLGDDKTELIWRAEDKMPEHPNGMHFEALDDSGAVVDDWKVYSVGGGAIREEGASTSSAESVYDLSTIADIMAHCEDKGITYWEYVEQCEGPEIWDFLREIWEVMEASLERGLEEEGVLPGSIGLRRQAKSYYRRTRHAGPDMQLTGMTTAYALAVSEENAGGGIIVTAPTCGSCGIVPATLRYLKDIHDLKENDLLRALATAGLFGNVIKTNASISGAEVGCQGEVGSACAMASAAATQLMGGTLRQIEYAAEMGLEHHLGLTCDPVDGLVQIPCIERNACASTRALARAQMSILSDGSHRIPFDEVVEVMKETGHDLPSLYRETSGGGLAKAYNERAK; this comes from the coding sequence ATGGAGTCTTTAAGAGAGTTGTACCGTATTGGAGTGGGACCTTCTTCCAGTCATACAATGGGACCGCGTATGGCTGCGGAAAGGTTTTTGGAAAAACATTCTGATGCACCTCGGTTCAGGGTTACCCTTTTTGAGAGTCTTGCCGCCACAGGCAAGGGACACCTTACTGACTGGGCCATACTCAGTGTCCTTGGTGACGATAAAACAGAGTTGATCTGGAGAGCCGAGGATAAAATGCCTGAGCATCCTAATGGAATGCATTTTGAAGCCTTGGATGACTCTGGGGCTGTCGTGGATGACTGGAAAGTATACAGCGTCGGTGGTGGAGCTATTCGTGAGGAAGGAGCTTCCACTTCCAGTGCAGAGTCCGTCTATGACTTGAGTACCATTGCCGATATCATGGCTCATTGTGAAGATAAGGGCATCACCTACTGGGAATATGTTGAGCAGTGTGAGGGTCCTGAAATTTGGGATTTCCTGCGGGAAATCTGGGAAGTCATGGAAGCCTCCCTTGAACGTGGTTTGGAGGAAGAAGGTGTTCTGCCCGGTTCCATTGGGCTGCGTAGACAGGCTAAATCCTACTATCGCCGTACAAGACACGCCGGGCCGGACATGCAGCTTACCGGTATGACCACAGCCTATGCTCTTGCTGTTTCAGAAGAAAACGCCGGTGGCGGGATTATTGTTACTGCCCCCACCTGCGGATCATGCGGCATTGTCCCGGCAACTTTACGCTATCTTAAGGATATCCATGATCTTAAGGAAAATGATCTCCTGCGTGCGCTGGCCACAGCCGGACTTTTCGGAAACGTGATCAAGACCAATGCCTCAATTTCCGGTGCTGAAGTGGGTTGTCAGGGTGAGGTCGGTTCGGCTTGTGCCATGGCTTCAGCCGCTGCGACTCAGTTGATGGGCGGTACTCTGCGTCAGATTGAATACGCAGCGGAAATGGGTCTTGAGCATCATCTTGGTCTGACTTGTGATCCCGTGGACGGATTGGTGCAGATTCCCTGCATTGAGCGCAATGCCTGCGCTTCCACCCGCGCCCTTGCTCGTGCCCAGATGTCTATCCTTTCCGACGGTTCTCACCGCATTCCTTTTGATGAGGTTGTGGAAGTGATGAAGGAAACAGGACATGACTTGCCGAGCCTCTACCGCGAAACTTCAGGCGGCGGTCTGGCGAAAGCCTATAATGAACGCGCTAAGTAA
- a CDS encoding caspase family protein produces the protein MFSLHIFGKALASTYRTIRQLRLYILFFVLLAALTSCIPKPQYQDPLADLNTSHSAPRAFDEVRLGLLYSGNVQTSRDFISRARKAMDIGILTNTAAMNDLDLDYVEKNLQNILSRSFGEVVKVDSLDQARSMNLDVVMVFDMQVNLGATSGDQSSVDLKGSFLDWDRRVLADVDGHGVGVIPFPANSFGYTEAAGRALKAFNNELNTSRKLAAALEAVTAPIVVVAPLPAPVAVKGERYALVIGNSAYKNAPLKNPANDARDMGNTLRRLGFNVILVNNGRLRDMEQAMDRFYASLQKGGVGLFYYAGHGMQVGGRNYLIPVDATVKSESDVRYECLDAGRILGKMEDAGNALNIVILDACRNNPFARSFRSAQRGLARMDAPTGSIVAYSTAPGSVAADGSGRNGVYTKYLLQFLMQPGLDISDVFFYTRKGVVQETGGGQVPWESSSLVDRFYFLEAPSGQE, from the coding sequence ATGTTTAGTCTTCACATCTTTGGGAAAGCTCTTGCGTCCACGTACAGGACAATTCGTCAGTTGCGCCTCTATATCCTTTTTTTCGTTCTTCTTGCAGCGTTGACCTCTTGCATTCCCAAACCGCAGTATCAGGATCCACTGGCTGATCTCAACACCAGTCATTCCGCGCCCCGTGCTTTTGACGAAGTGCGTTTAGGGCTGCTTTATTCCGGAAATGTCCAGACGTCACGGGATTTCATTTCTAGGGCTCGCAAGGCCATGGATATAGGTATTCTGACCAATACCGCGGCTATGAACGATCTGGATCTAGACTATGTGGAGAAGAACCTTCAGAATATTCTTTCCCGGTCGTTCGGGGAAGTGGTCAAGGTCGATTCTTTGGATCAGGCCAGATCCATGAATTTAGACGTGGTCATGGTCTTTGATATGCAGGTGAATCTAGGTGCTACGTCAGGTGATCAAAGTTCGGTGGACCTTAAAGGCTCATTTTTAGACTGGGATCGCCGGGTGCTTGCCGATGTCGATGGGCATGGTGTGGGCGTAATCCCCTTTCCGGCTAACTCCTTCGGCTACACGGAGGCTGCGGGAAGAGCTCTTAAGGCCTTTAATAATGAGCTGAACACATCACGCAAGCTGGCCGCCGCCCTTGAAGCTGTCACTGCACCGATAGTGGTGGTAGCGCCTCTTCCTGCTCCGGTAGCGGTAAAGGGGGAGCGTTATGCTCTGGTTATCGGCAATAGTGCGTATAAGAACGCCCCTTTGAAGAACCCGGCTAATGACGCTAGGGATATGGGCAACACCCTGCGCCGGTTGGGATTCAATGTCATTCTGGTCAATAACGGCAGGCTGCGCGATATGGAGCAGGCCATGGACCGATTTTACGCTAGCTTGCAAAAGGGCGGCGTGGGCCTTTTCTATTACGCAGGACATGGTATGCAGGTTGGCGGCAGGAACTATCTCATTCCCGTAGACGCGACTGTAAAGTCCGAATCCGATGTTCGTTACGAATGTCTGGATGCAGGACGTATCCTTGGCAAGATGGAGGATGCTGGTAATGCGCTTAATATAGTCATCCTTGATGCCTGCCGTAACAATCCCTTTGCCCGTAGTTTTCGTTCGGCGCAGAGGGGGCTGGCACGTATGGACGCGCCTACCGGGTCCATTGTGGCCTATTCTACCGCCCCAGGTTCCGTGGCTGCGGACGGCAGTGGTCGCAACGGCGTTTACACGAAGTATCTGCTTCAATTTCTGATGCAGCCGGGGCTCGATATTAGCGACGTCTTTTTTTACACGCGGAAGGGCGTGGTGCAGGAAACCGGGGGAGGACAGGTGCCGTGGGAGTCCTCCTCGCTGGTTGATCGTTTTTATTTTTTGGAGGCTCCGTCCGGGCAAGAGTAA
- a CDS encoding DUF4384 domain-containing protein, with amino-acid sequence MKKHIRIFLLGFMALCLTAPVLAGGEKQISKSSVLIEAEGMACLGLDRTRTQVRKLALDDAKQTASERVSTYVSRETSVDKGKLSKDLIDVYSRATVKVIEELEKGWTQSKDKSGYLDQCYKIKIKAEIIPAESTTGDSTHQKAMNNPRAPLTVELWTDKDTYKLGDFMKFYFRGNKPFYARAVYKDAEGNLIEVTPSGSSIKYDGGVIYEIPGQSDRFSLQVTPPLGKEKLLLYTSTSPMNSYLGQRSGDLLVIDNEISDLGRKTRGLAVLKGDKSRKKAAKAEFAETQVDVLVEK; translated from the coding sequence ATGAAAAAGCATATTCGGATTTTTCTCCTTGGATTTATGGCTCTATGTCTGACAGCTCCTGTCCTGGCCGGTGGAGAAAAGCAAATTTCTAAATCATCCGTACTTATAGAAGCGGAAGGTATGGCTTGTCTGGGGCTTGACCGCACGCGTACTCAGGTGCGCAAACTTGCCTTGGATGATGCCAAACAGACTGCTTCCGAACGGGTCAGTACCTATGTTTCAAGAGAAACAAGTGTAGATAAGGGAAAGCTCAGTAAAGACCTGATTGATGTTTATTCGCGGGCTACTGTCAAGGTGATTGAGGAACTTGAAAAAGGATGGACCCAGTCAAAGGATAAGAGCGGCTATCTCGACCAGTGCTATAAAATCAAGATTAAAGCCGAGATAATACCTGCCGAATCGACCACGGGAGATAGTACTCACCAAAAGGCCATGAATAATCCTCGTGCTCCTCTCACTGTAGAACTCTGGACCGATAAAGATACATACAAGCTGGGCGACTTCATGAAGTTCTATTTCCGGGGCAATAAGCCTTTCTATGCCCGCGCAGTTTATAAAGATGCTGAAGGCAACCTCATAGAGGTGACCCCGTCCGGCAGTTCAATTAAGTATGATGGCGGTGTGATTTACGAAATTCCCGGACAGAGTGATCGGTTCTCCCTCCAGGTTACACCGCCGCTGGGTAAAGAGAAGCTTCTCCTTTATACCTCCACCAGTCCCATGAACAGCTATCTGGGGCAAAGGTCAGGAGATTTGCTGGTCATTGATAATGAAATTTCTGATCTTGGAAGAAAAACACGAGGACTTGCTGTGCTTAAAGGAGATAAAAGCAGGAAAAAGGCTGCAAAGGCGGAGTTTGCAGAAACGCAAGTTGATGTTTTGGTTGAAAAATAA